Proteins encoded in a region of the Orcinus orca chromosome 8, mOrcOrc1.1, whole genome shotgun sequence genome:
- the LOC101286710 gene encoding NXPE family member 2-like has translation MHHRNTFKMVLHHEVPLDPAVSPTETELRIKGIKEKLDQLIPPRPFTHVSSTTSATHSKATLLSPQDTYCRGDQLDVLLEVRNHLGRRKEYGGDFLRARMSSPALKAGASGKVTDFNNGTYLVSFTLFWEGRMSLSVLLILPSEGVSALWRARNQGYDRVIFTGQFASGTSQVNTDCALILNSSAELCENLDTRVQEAFY, from the coding sequence ATGCATCACAGAAATACCTTCAAAATGGTCTTACACCATGAAGTACCACTGGATCCAGCAGTTTCACCAACAGAGACTGAGCTGAGAATAAAGGGGATCAAGGAGAAACTAGACCAGCTGATCCCACCCAGACCCTTCACCCACGTGAGCTCCACCACCAGCGCCACACACAGCAAAGCCACCCTCCTCAGCCCTCAAGACACATACTGCAGGGGGGATCAGCTAGACGTCCTGCTGGAGGTGAGGAACCACTTGGGACGCAGGAAGGAATATGGCGGGGATTTCCTGAGGGCCAGGATGTCCTCCCCAGCCCTGAAGGCAGGCGCTTCGGGAAAGGTGACAGACTTCAACAATGGCACCTACCTTGTCAGCTTCACCCTGTTCTGGGAGGGCCGGATGTCTCTGTCTGTCCTGCTCATCCTCCCCAGTGAAGGGGTGTCGGCTCTCTGGAGGGCAAGGAACCAAGGCTATGACAGGGTGATCTTCACAGGCCAGTTTGCCAGTGGCACCTCGCAAGTCAATACTGATTGTGCCCTCATTTTAAATTCAAGTGCTGAACTGTGTGAGAACCTGGATACTCGTGTCCAAGAAGCCTTTTactaa